From a single Streptomyces sp. 1331.2 genomic region:
- a CDS encoding response regulator transcription factor: MARTTEAPHAFTPREQQVLVLLSGGETYRGIARRLGISQHTVDTYLRHLRTKTGTANRTQLAVLAAQLGYRPTPPTTASGHRPA, encoded by the coding sequence ATGGCCCGCACCACCGAGGCGCCACACGCCTTCACCCCGAGGGAACAGCAGGTACTGGTCCTCCTGTCGGGAGGTGAGACCTACCGGGGCATCGCCCGCCGACTGGGCATAAGCCAGCACACCGTCGACACCTACCTGCGGCACCTGCGCACCAAGACCGGCACCGCCAACCGCACCCAACTCGCCGTCCTCGCCGCCCAACTGGGCTACCGCCCCACTCCGCCCACCACCGCTTCCGGCCACAGGCCGGCGTAG
- a CDS encoding phosphate ABC transporter substrate-binding protein PstS — MFREAARRSMARLLAGALSLSLATASLLLGQAPAQAASVSLSADGSSWAGPAIDQWRQDVSPQGIQISFNPVGSAAGRTQWSNGQDDFTASDVPFRSTPDTGLGQNGHASGGGDRENPVYGFSYVPITAGGTTFMYNLVVGGKQVRDLRLSPQTIVDIFTGKITNWNDPKVTADYGRALPNLQITPVVRSDGSGATAQFTRWMEHTHKDQWDAYCTSVNGVSCGDYTEFFPPSGRMVAQNGSDVVAGYIKSPGNLGTIGYDEYAFAKRSNWPVVKVLNQAGYYALPTASNVAVALTAARIRGVDDSTPPDDPNYLQQNLDGVYTMNDPRAYPISSYSYLIVPRAGAAQPPPPRFNNDKGSALSRFLSYVLCEGQGKADDLGYSPIPRGLVKGGLLQTRNIPGNASPVNPDTLSNCANPTFNPAGELTVLKNAPMPSECDKQGAPLNCVVQGGKATQAGSGGSGTGNGAGSGGAGGGGGTAGSSGSAGGSGSGGNGSSTGGAGTGGAAGAAGGDPNATGGAAAGDPNAPGGAGDGTEEVIDPQTGQVVARGRGGATEVAATVVEVSGKPEDWTLATLTAVELLAVVLVPPLLGRRLLRRRNGSGGAS, encoded by the coding sequence ATGTTCCGGGAGGCCGCAAGGCGCTCCATGGCCCGGCTGCTGGCAGGGGCGCTGTCCCTCTCGCTCGCCACGGCCTCCCTGCTGCTCGGGCAGGCCCCGGCCCAGGCGGCCTCCGTGTCGCTGAGCGCGGACGGCTCCAGCTGGGCCGGCCCGGCCATCGACCAGTGGCGGCAGGACGTGTCCCCGCAGGGCATCCAGATCAGCTTCAACCCGGTCGGCTCGGCGGCCGGCCGCACCCAGTGGTCCAACGGGCAGGACGACTTCACCGCCTCCGACGTGCCGTTCCGGTCCACGCCGGACACCGGCCTCGGCCAGAACGGCCACGCGAGCGGCGGTGGCGACCGGGAGAACCCGGTCTACGGCTTCTCCTACGTCCCGATCACCGCGGGCGGCACCACCTTCATGTACAACCTGGTCGTCGGCGGCAAGCAGGTCCGCGACCTGCGGCTCTCCCCGCAGACCATCGTGGACATCTTCACCGGCAAGATCACCAACTGGAACGACCCGAAGGTCACCGCCGACTACGGCAGGGCCCTGCCCAATCTGCAGATCACCCCGGTCGTCCGCTCCGACGGCTCCGGCGCCACCGCGCAGTTCACCCGCTGGATGGAGCACACCCACAAGGACCAGTGGGACGCCTACTGCACCTCGGTCAACGGCGTGAGCTGCGGCGACTACACCGAGTTCTTCCCGCCGTCCGGCCGGATGGTCGCCCAGAACGGCTCCGACGTCGTCGCCGGGTACATCAAGTCCCCGGGCAACCTGGGCACCATCGGCTACGACGAGTACGCCTTCGCCAAGCGCAGCAACTGGCCGGTCGTGAAGGTGCTCAACCAGGCCGGCTACTACGCGCTGCCGACCGCCTCCAACGTCGCCGTCGCGCTCACCGCCGCCCGGATCCGCGGCGTGGACGACAGCACCCCGCCCGACGACCCCAACTACCTGCAGCAGAACCTCGACGGCGTCTACACCATGAACGACCCGCGCGCCTACCCGATCTCCAGCTACAGCTACCTGATCGTGCCGCGCGCCGGCGCCGCCCAGCCCCCGCCGCCGCGCTTCAACAACGACAAGGGCTCCGCACTCAGCCGCTTCCTCTCCTACGTGCTGTGCGAGGGCCAGGGCAAGGCCGACGACCTCGGGTACTCGCCGATCCCGCGCGGCCTGGTCAAGGGCGGCCTGCTGCAGACCAGGAACATCCCCGGCAACGCCAGCCCGGTCAACCCGGACACCCTCTCCAACTGCGCCAACCCGACCTTCAACCCGGCCGGCGAACTGACCGTCCTCAAGAACGCCCCGATGCCCAGCGAGTGCGACAAGCAGGGCGCGCCGCTCAACTGCGTCGTCCAGGGCGGCAAGGCCACCCAGGCCGGTTCGGGCGGCTCTGGCACCGGCAATGGCGCCGGCTCCGGCGGCGCGGGCGGTGGCGGAGGTACGGCGGGCAGCAGCGGCAGCGCCGGGGGCAGTGGCTCCGGCGGCAACGGATCCTCGACCGGCGGCGCCGGTACGGGCGGCGCCGCGGGCGCAGCGGGCGGCGACCCGAACGCCACCGGCGGTGCGGCCGCCGGCGACCCGAACGCGCCCGGCGGCGCCGGGGACGGCACCGAGGAGGTCATCGACCCGCAGACCGGCCAGGTCGTCGCCCGCGGCCGCGGCGGCGCCACCGAGGTCGCGGCCACCGTGGTCGAGGTCAGCGGCAAACCCGAGGACTGGACGCTGGCCACCCTCACCGCGGTGGAACTGCTCGCCGTGGTGCTCGTCCCCCCGCTGCTCGGCCGGCGCCTGCTGCGCCGCCGCAACGGCTCGGGCGGCGCCTCGTGA
- a CDS encoding helix-turn-helix transcriptional regulator: MGPNETLDDVQELQDSDIAVYGWVLEHETADTAAIAAATGVSREAVVAGIGRLLRVRLLQGSPDGPYGITAVPPDTAAAQLSAPVEARIRDCRRQLDVIERELNRFTPSYDRHRSRFGAVEVLANVHLVRSALNRASERCRQEVLTSQPGGGSRAPEAMEEALGRDRAMLERGIRLRTLYHHTARFNGPSQAYVAAASALGGEYRTAHELFGRLIVFDREIAFIPAQDDSWGAVVIREPSTVAYLCEIFEQTWDRATPFTTAAGRQLEEVSREIDETIVRLLAAGLKDEAVARRLGMSLRTARRHIADIMDELGAGSRFQAGFRAAARGPLDREPPDGAPLGGTSTELAAAP, translated from the coding sequence TTGGGACCGAACGAGACGCTGGACGACGTCCAGGAACTGCAGGACTCCGACATAGCCGTCTACGGCTGGGTCCTGGAGCACGAGACCGCCGACACGGCCGCCATCGCCGCGGCCACCGGGGTCAGCCGGGAGGCCGTCGTCGCCGGCATCGGCCGCCTGCTGCGCGTCCGGCTGCTCCAGGGCAGCCCGGACGGCCCGTACGGGATCACCGCGGTGCCGCCCGACACCGCCGCGGCCCAGCTCAGCGCCCCCGTGGAGGCGCGGATCCGCGACTGCCGACGGCAATTGGACGTCATCGAACGGGAGTTGAACCGCTTCACACCGTCCTACGACCGGCACCGCTCCCGGTTCGGGGCGGTGGAAGTCCTGGCCAACGTCCACCTCGTGCGCAGCGCCCTCAACCGGGCGTCGGAGCGCTGCCGCCAGGAGGTCCTGACCAGCCAGCCGGGCGGCGGCTCCCGGGCCCCCGAGGCGATGGAGGAGGCCCTGGGCCGCGACCGGGCGATGCTGGAACGCGGCATCCGGCTCCGCACCCTCTACCACCACACCGCCCGCTTCAACGGGCCCAGCCAGGCGTACGTCGCCGCGGCCTCCGCCCTGGGCGGGGAGTACCGCACGGCGCACGAGCTGTTCGGCCGGCTGATCGTCTTCGACCGCGAGATCGCGTTCATCCCGGCCCAGGACGACAGTTGGGGGGCGGTGGTGATCCGCGAGCCGTCCACCGTGGCCTACTTGTGCGAGATCTTCGAGCAGACCTGGGACCGGGCCACGCCGTTCACCACCGCGGCCGGCCGCCAACTCGAAGAGGTCTCGCGGGAGATCGACGAGACGATCGTCCGGCTGCTCGCCGCCGGCCTGAAGGACGAGGCGGTGGCCCGCCGCCTGGGCATGTCGCTGCGCACCGCCCGTCGGCACATCGCCGACATCATGGACGAACTGGGCGCCGGGAGCCGGTTCCAGGCCGGTTTCCGGGCCGCCGCCCGGGGGCCGCTGGACAGGGAGCCGCCGGACGGGGCTCCGTTGGGCGGGACGTCGACCGAGCTGGCCGCCGCTCCCTGA
- a CDS encoding insulinase family protein, with product MNGTEAAPAVPGPASDSVESFDAGGLRVEWEALPWARSIGAALVVGCGSRDDPAGREGTAHLAEHLQVLADPSADGPDGPDGPDGSDDLGGIPLDAVTGIDRTTFRGTGDPDDPGRLVRRLLGIASGHRPRTTPDVFEGERNAVLLETRRMDHRPVLRLGPVLAAAAADEPGLDAIGRTTTRSVGRITPTDVHGVVERGYSGANARLFLAGPPDAADGVRAALDRHRPAGGPSRASGGAVAVPDGLREHGDLDGLHGLDGLVAVTLLRPRGTPSLALDALLDGRGPIVGHLAGDGLRPLGRTTVEGRAERVDMVVWRAADLAAPLERHLAQLLADDWRTSLAALTSRLRSAREAARQWQLATPLGRVGDAADRCTFPGPRCGGQRIALWRVTDGTPECLARHPLS from the coding sequence GTGAACGGTACGGAAGCGGCCCCGGCGGTACCGGGGCCCGCGTCGGACTCCGTCGAGTCCTTCGACGCCGGCGGGCTCCGCGTCGAGTGGGAGGCCCTGCCGTGGGCCCGCTCGATCGGCGCCGCCCTCGTGGTGGGCTGCGGCTCCCGCGACGACCCGGCGGGCCGGGAGGGCACCGCCCACCTGGCCGAGCACCTCCAGGTGCTCGCCGACCCTTCGGCCGACGGCCCCGACGGCCCCGACGGCCCCGACGGCTCCGACGACCTCGGCGGCATCCCCCTGGACGCGGTGACCGGCATCGACCGGACCACCTTCCGTGGCACGGGCGACCCGGACGACCCGGGACGGCTGGTGCGCCGCCTCCTCGGCATCGCGTCCGGGCACCGCCCCCGCACCACCCCGGACGTCTTCGAGGGCGAACGGAACGCGGTGCTCCTGGAGACCCGCCGCATGGACCACCGGCCCGTCCTGCGGCTCGGGCCCGTGCTCGCCGCCGCCGCGGCCGACGAACCGGGGCTGGACGCCATCGGCCGCACCACCACGCGGTCCGTCGGCCGGATCACCCCGACGGACGTGCACGGGGTGGTCGAGCGGGGGTACTCGGGCGCCAACGCCCGGCTCTTCCTCGCCGGTCCGCCCGACGCGGCCGACGGCGTGCGGGCGGCCCTCGACCGCCACCGGCCGGCCGGCGGGCCGTCCCGGGCCTCCGGCGGTGCCGTCGCCGTGCCCGACGGGCTCCGCGAGCACGGCGACCTGGACGGCCTGCACGGACTGGACGGCCTGGTGGCGGTGACCCTGCTGCGCCCGCGCGGCACCCCGTCGCTCGCCCTCGACGCGCTGCTGGACGGCCGGGGTCCGATCGTGGGCCACCTGGCCGGCGACGGCCTGCGGCCGCTCGGCCGCACCACCGTCGAAGGCCGGGCCGAGCGCGTCGACATGGTCGTGTGGCGCGCCGCCGACCTCGCCGCCCCGCTCGAACGACACCTGGCCCAGCTGCTCGCGGACGACTGGCGCACCTCCCTGGCGGCGCTCACCAGCCGACTGCGCAGCGCCCGCGAGGCCGCCCGGCAGTGGCAACTGGCCACCCCCCTCGGCCGGGTGGGCGACGCGGCCGACCGCTGCACCTTCCCTGGGCCCCGGTGCGGCGGGCAACGGATCGCGCTCTGGCGCGTCACCGACGGCACCCCCGAGTGCCTGGCCCGGCACCCCCTCTCCTAG
- a CDS encoding phosphate ABC transporter ATP-binding protein produces the protein MTDAPQTDLADPAADTLTLPPVAPTASEPGGPQPGGPQPDAHPDGGPLAGLETRDVSAWFGSRKVLERVSLAMPAGEVTALIGPSGCGKSTYLRVLNRMHEMVRGAALAGEVLLDGDDVYRPGRRPAEVRRRIGMVFQRPNPFPTMSIQDNVSSGLKLAGIKVSKEERRHLVETSLRRAGLWDEVSTRLHTPGGALSGGQQQRLCIARSLAVSPDILLMDEPCSALDPTSTRRVEETIAELRGRLTIVIVTHNMQQAQRVSQSCAFFLATHDTPGRIVEAGPTGQIFGSPHDQRTSDYVNGRFG, from the coding sequence ATGACCGACGCACCACAGACCGACCTGGCCGACCCGGCCGCCGACACCCTCACCCTGCCCCCGGTCGCCCCGACCGCCTCCGAGCCCGGTGGACCCCAGCCGGGTGGGCCGCAGCCCGACGCGCACCCCGACGGCGGGCCGCTGGCCGGGCTGGAGACCCGCGACGTCTCCGCCTGGTTCGGCAGCCGCAAGGTGCTGGAACGGGTCTCGCTGGCGATGCCGGCCGGCGAGGTCACCGCACTGATCGGCCCGTCCGGCTGCGGCAAGTCCACCTACCTGCGGGTCCTCAACCGGATGCACGAGATGGTGCGCGGCGCCGCCCTCGCCGGCGAGGTGCTGCTGGACGGGGACGACGTCTACCGGCCCGGGCGGCGCCCCGCCGAGGTGCGGCGCCGGATCGGCATGGTGTTCCAGCGGCCCAACCCCTTCCCGACGATGTCCATCCAGGACAACGTCTCCAGCGGGCTCAAGCTGGCCGGGATCAAGGTCTCCAAGGAGGAGCGCCGGCACCTGGTGGAGACCAGCCTGCGCCGGGCCGGCCTCTGGGACGAGGTGTCCACCCGGCTGCACACCCCGGGCGGCGCGCTCTCCGGCGGCCAGCAGCAACGCCTGTGCATCGCACGGTCGTTGGCCGTCTCGCCGGACATCCTGCTGATGGACGAACCCTGCTCCGCGCTCGACCCGACCTCCACCCGGCGGGTCGAGGAGACCATCGCCGAACTGCGCGGGCGGCTCACCATCGTGATCGTCACCCACAACATGCAGCAGGCCCAGCGGGTCTCGCAGAGCTGCGCGTTCTTCCTGGCCACCCACGACACCCCGGGCCGGATCGTCGAGGCCGGGCCGACCGGGCAGATCTTCGGCAGCCCGCACGACCAGCGGACCTCCGACTACGTCAACGGCCGCTTCGGCTAG
- a CDS encoding HAD family hydrolase, producing the protein MGEDGPVTEPRTAPRLIATDLDGTLLCSGGTVTDRTAAALAAAEAAGVQVVFVTGRPPRWMQQVSPHIGGHGVAICSNGGAVVDVRRGELLESFPLPAETTLAVVEALRAKLPGTAFAFEYPDGWARETGYAVPMWGDDLEHAVGSAEELLGAGGPVRGLFKLLAKHPDLDPDKFLVEAREAAGHLAEITRSAPIPLLEISAPGVTKASTLARWCAGHGIDRSEVVAFGDMPNDLEMLAWAGTAYAVANAHPQVLAAVSLHTVSNEQDGVAAVVEDLLGLA; encoded by the coding sequence ATGGGCGAAGATGGACCGGTGACCGAACCCCGTACCGCTCCCCGCCTGATCGCCACCGACCTGGACGGCACCCTGCTCTGCTCCGGCGGCACCGTGACCGACCGCACCGCCGCGGCCCTGGCGGCGGCCGAGGCGGCCGGGGTGCAGGTGGTGTTCGTGACCGGGCGGCCGCCGCGGTGGATGCAGCAGGTGAGCCCGCACATCGGCGGTCACGGGGTGGCGATCTGCTCGAACGGCGGCGCGGTGGTGGACGTGCGGCGCGGCGAGCTGCTGGAGTCCTTCCCGCTGCCGGCGGAGACCACCCTGGCGGTGGTCGAGGCGCTGCGGGCCAAGCTGCCCGGCACCGCGTTCGCCTTCGAGTACCCGGACGGCTGGGCCCGCGAGACCGGCTACGCGGTGCCGATGTGGGGCGACGACCTGGAGCACGCGGTCGGCTCGGCGGAGGAGCTGCTGGGGGCCGGCGGGCCGGTGCGGGGCCTGTTCAAGCTGCTGGCCAAGCACCCGGACCTGGACCCGGACAAGTTCCTCGTCGAGGCCCGGGAGGCGGCCGGGCACCTGGCCGAGATCACCCGCTCGGCGCCGATCCCGCTGCTGGAGATCAGCGCGCCCGGCGTCACCAAGGCCAGCACGCTGGCCCGCTGGTGCGCCGGGCACGGGATCGACCGCAGCGAGGTGGTGGCCTTCGGCGACATGCCGAACGACCTGGAGATGCTGGCCTGGGCCGGCACCGCGTACGCCGTCGCCAACGCGCACCCGCAGGTGCTGGCGGCGGTGTCGCTGCACACGGTGAGCAACGAGCAGGACGGCGTCGCGGCGGTGGTGGAGGACCTGCTCGGCCTGGCGTGA
- a CDS encoding class E sortase encodes MQLPQAAAQQVAAVEGAAEAPARAAVPAGRRRFLQGAWAASLAAALVLGFVGYLFTLSHVQQRHYQSAAYKTFRDQLARAVAPTGAAADGDPVALLDIPAIGLHQAVVVEGTTGRDLMRGPGHRRDTALPGQGGVAVVFGRGATFGAPFAELSRLRVGDRIEATTGQGRFTYTVNAYGDGDHPISDPARNRLVLVTGDSDWIPGSTVLIGARLEGDPQQNPGGRPATVPYDKALAADKGALATLQLWSLALLGAVLGALLLSRHWRRSAAYLSLAPVVGALLWAVYENAAALLPNLY; translated from the coding sequence GTGCAGCTTCCGCAGGCCGCTGCACAGCAGGTCGCTGCCGTCGAGGGCGCTGCCGAGGCCCCGGCCCGTGCCGCCGTTCCGGCCGGGCGGCGGCGGTTCCTCCAGGGCGCCTGGGCGGCCAGCCTGGCCGCCGCCCTCGTCCTGGGCTTCGTCGGCTACCTGTTCACGCTCTCGCACGTCCAGCAGCGGCACTACCAGTCGGCCGCGTACAAGACCTTCCGCGACCAGCTGGCCCGGGCCGTCGCCCCGACCGGCGCGGCCGCCGACGGCGACCCGGTCGCCCTGCTGGACATCCCGGCCATCGGCCTGCACCAGGCCGTGGTCGTCGAGGGCACCACCGGCCGGGACCTGATGCGCGGCCCCGGCCACCGCCGGGACACCGCGCTGCCCGGCCAGGGCGGCGTCGCCGTGGTCTTCGGCCGCGGCGCCACCTTCGGCGCCCCGTTCGCCGAGCTCTCCCGGCTGCGGGTCGGCGACCGGATCGAAGCCACCACCGGGCAGGGCAGGTTCACCTACACCGTCAACGCGTACGGCGACGGCGACCACCCGATCAGCGACCCGGCCCGCAACCGGCTGGTCCTGGTCACCGGCGACTCCGACTGGATCCCCGGCAGCACCGTGCTGATCGGCGCCCGGCTGGAGGGCGACCCCCAGCAGAACCCCGGCGGCCGGCCCGCGACCGTCCCGTACGACAAGGCGCTGGCCGCCGACAAGGGCGCGCTGGCCACGCTGCAGCTGTGGTCGCTCGCCCTGCTCGGCGCGGTGCTCGGCGCGCTGCTGCTGTCCCGCCACTGGCGGCGCTCGGCCGCGTACCTGAGCCTCGCGCCGGTGGTCGGCGCGCTGCTCTGGGCGGTCTACGAGAACGCCGCCGCCCTGCTGCCCAACCTCTACTGA
- a CDS encoding MFS transporter, producing MGSAAVPARLGGAFALIWTGRSLSLLGGYVQYLALPLWIRQVSGSTVAGLLALGMNFVPQIVCAPFAGVLADRFDRRRLVIAVDLAAFAVAASLALGIDPHRLGWVYPHLVLLQVLSALSVPAFLGMLPDVVPAGRLLAANSLLNVSAGASVTIGPLLGTTLLTHSSITVVVWINALSYLVAAACMLPKAPGSAAHADAPGLGQVRTQLWQGLTAVRTDPVLRATVAAEAPWNLCFGAASELVLMHFGATALKQAPGLFGLGAGLGSLSVTLVLARIRREVPAATLFVVAVLGTAPVALAVAWLAADGAVWCVVLAGLLLGVHAYLIVIGPTLHCQQRPARHLRGRVTAVRRAWKATWQLAGIGAAALLTQWLPVLAVVAGGGVLATAAAIPWAWRALRADGPSRTAGSPGRVALPTGGGAR from the coding sequence ATGGGTAGCGCCGCCGTCCCCGCGCGGCTGGGCGGCGCCTTCGCGCTGATCTGGACCGGGCGGTCGCTGTCCCTGCTGGGCGGCTACGTCCAGTACCTGGCGCTCCCGCTGTGGATCCGGCAGGTCTCCGGCTCGACCGTCGCCGGGCTCCTCGCCCTCGGAATGAACTTCGTGCCGCAAATCGTCTGCGCCCCCTTCGCGGGGGTGCTCGCCGACCGCTTCGACCGCCGCCGCCTGGTGATCGCCGTCGACCTCGCCGCCTTCGCGGTGGCCGCGTCGCTGGCGCTGGGCATCGACCCGCACCGGCTGGGCTGGGTCTACCCGCACCTCGTCCTGCTCCAGGTGCTCTCCGCACTGAGCGTCCCCGCATTCCTGGGCATGCTCCCCGACGTGGTGCCCGCCGGCCGGCTGCTCGCCGCGAATTCCCTGCTCAACGTCTCGGCCGGAGCGTCCGTGACCATCGGACCGCTGCTCGGCACCACGCTGCTGACGCACTCCTCGATCACCGTGGTCGTGTGGATCAACGCGCTCTCCTACCTGGTGGCGGCCGCGTGCATGCTGCCCAAGGCCCCCGGCAGCGCCGCCCACGCGGACGCACCCGGGCTCGGGCAGGTCCGCACCCAGCTGTGGCAGGGGCTGACCGCGGTCCGCACCGACCCGGTGCTGCGGGCAACCGTGGCCGCCGAGGCGCCCTGGAACCTGTGCTTCGGCGCAGCGAGCGAACTCGTCCTGATGCACTTCGGCGCGACCGCGCTCAAGCAGGCCCCCGGGCTGTTCGGGCTCGGCGCCGGCCTGGGCAGCCTCTCGGTGACCCTGGTGCTCGCCCGGATCCGCCGCGAGGTGCCGGCCGCAACCCTGTTCGTGGTCGCGGTCCTCGGCACCGCGCCGGTGGCCCTGGCGGTGGCCTGGCTCGCGGCCGACGGCGCCGTGTGGTGCGTGGTCCTCGCCGGACTGCTGCTGGGCGTGCACGCGTACCTGATCGTCATCGGCCCGACCCTGCACTGCCAGCAGCGCCCCGCGCGGCACTTGCGCGGGCGCGTCACCGCCGTCCGCCGTGCCTGGAAGGCGACGTGGCAGCTCGCCGGCATCGGGGCCGCGGCCCTGCTGACCCAGTGGCTGCCGGTGCTCGCGGTGGTCGCCGGTGGCGGTGTGCTGGCGACCGCGGCCGCGATCCCGTGGGCCTGGCGGGCACTGCGGGCCGACGGGCCGTCCCGGACGGCGGGCTCCCCCGGCCGGGTGGCGCTGCCGACCGGGGGAGGTGCCCGGTGA
- a CDS encoding GNAT family N-acetyltransferase, with protein sequence MDFPSTFDARGLRLRPYRDSDVPVLVANGNDPDTVRFMSGTPGAATAETMRALLASAASRARQNPDRLGYAVADPDGDELLAGAVVHLTRRRSSAELGFWVAPAARGRGVATTLARALTELCFARGLHRVELFIRDENVRSQRVALAAGFRREGELRAVLPGAGTERHAAALWSRLPTDDAPTPRRLPDLPNGELTDTMVTLRPVGPDDVAALAALHGHTPVGAPGAPQDRDDLARHCARAPARWLAGERADVLVVGAAGQVAAELTLEYRAPGAGRAELRAVLAPGGPAAALATRGVELLARWAFGIGVELLVATEAPQDARLRGVLTQARFDRQELFAARDDGRRLTGGLRADRAWSASAVHAG encoded by the coding sequence GTGGACTTCCCCAGCACCTTCGACGCCCGCGGGCTGCGTCTGCGTCCCTACCGGGACTCGGACGTGCCGGTCCTCGTGGCCAACGGCAACGACCCCGACACCGTGCGCTTCATGTCCGGCACCCCGGGCGCCGCCACCGCCGAGACCATGCGGGCCCTGCTGGCCTCGGCTGCGTCCCGGGCCCGGCAGAACCCCGACCGGCTCGGTTACGCCGTCGCCGACCCGGACGGCGACGAGTTGCTGGCCGGTGCCGTCGTCCACCTCACCCGCCGCCGCTCCAGCGCCGAACTGGGCTTCTGGGTCGCCCCGGCCGCCCGGGGCCGCGGCGTGGCGACGACGCTCGCCCGGGCCCTGACCGAGCTGTGCTTCGCCCGGGGCCTCCACCGGGTCGAGCTGTTCATCCGGGACGAGAACGTCCGCAGCCAGCGGGTGGCGCTGGCCGCCGGCTTCCGCCGGGAGGGGGAGCTCCGCGCCGTCCTGCCGGGAGCCGGCACCGAGCGGCACGCCGCCGCACTCTGGTCCCGGCTGCCGACCGACGACGCCCCCACCCCCCGGCGGCTGCCGGACCTGCCGAACGGCGAACTGACCGACACGATGGTCACCCTGCGCCCGGTCGGCCCGGACGACGTCGCCGCCCTCGCCGCGCTGCACGGACACACCCCGGTCGGCGCACCGGGCGCGCCGCAGGACCGGGACGACCTCGCCCGGCACTGCGCCCGGGCACCGGCCCGCTGGCTGGCCGGCGAGCGCGCCGACGTGCTCGTGGTGGGCGCCGCGGGCCAGGTGGCGGCCGAACTGACCCTGGAGTACCGGGCCCCCGGGGCCGGTCGCGCCGAGCTGCGGGCCGTCCTCGCCCCGGGCGGGCCGGCTGCGGCGCTCGCGACGCGGGGCGTCGAACTGCTGGCGCGCTGGGCGTTCGGCATCGGCGTCGAGCTGCTGGTCGCCACCGAGGCGCCCCAGGACGCCCGGCTGCGCGGCGTCCTCACCCAGGCCCGGTTCGACCGTCAGGAGCTGTTCGCCGCCCGGGACGACGGCCGCCGGCTCACCGGTGGGCTGCGGGCGGACCGAGCCTGGTCAGCGTCAGCCGTGCATGCGGGGTGA
- a CDS encoding insulinase family protein gives MSTARARAAAAVRPGGAVIVDLPAGHLDDPPGRAGLAALLAAVLNEPRCGGAAARAAAEGWRTRHHLDDHSSSFAYWSPRPADLASVVHDLRGTRLPAGPAGEDLLARLRARLAAADAGHGAPLLALVRRQLERASWGSVGDERAGGAGGATTRGTAAGVTPADLARSVDLLVSRAQVYDATTAPDGGHRPSPGPVRLADGDAPRWHGGLDLAVRADSDARVAVRLPVQAPPPGVLDLLVEVLGNGTDGRLHRELRHRHHLAYGFTAACARQHGLTSISATATVAPQHAAAALRVLTAALRRLADGAGSEETRSARWRCRAGLLAELDGPYGPADELRRHALGQRGIRERLAAVADLDVLPGLSFTPLPPAVAAVGPFEEHHRRQLAAAYEEIR, from the coding sequence GTGAGTACGGCCCGGGCTCGTGCCGCGGCCGCCGTCCGTCCCGGTGGTGCGGTCATCGTGGACCTTCCGGCGGGGCATCTCGACGACCCGCCGGGCCGGGCGGGCCTGGCCGCACTGCTGGCCGCCGTGCTGAACGAACCGCGGTGCGGCGGTGCCGCGGCGCGCGCCGCCGCCGAAGGCTGGCGCACCCGGCACCACCTGGACGACCACAGCTCGTCCTTCGCGTACTGGTCACCCCGGCCCGCCGACCTGGCCTCGGTCGTCCACGACCTGCGCGGTACCCGGCTGCCCGCCGGTCCGGCCGGGGAGGACCTGCTCGCCCGCCTGCGGGCCCGGCTGGCGGCGGCCGACGCGGGACACGGTGCGCCCCTGCTGGCCCTGGTCAGGCGTCAGTTGGAACGGGCTTCCTGGGGGTCCGTCGGGGACGAGCGGGCCGGGGGCGCCGGGGGCGCCACCACCCGTGGCACCGCGGCCGGCGTGACGCCCGCCGACCTGGCCCGGTCGGTCGACCTGCTGGTGTCCCGGGCGCAGGTGTACGACGCCACCACGGCCCCGGACGGCGGCCACCGGCCGTCGCCCGGGCCGGTGCGGCTCGCCGACGGCGACGCACCCCGGTGGCACGGCGGGCTCGACCTCGCCGTCCGTGCCGACAGCGATGCCCGGGTCGCGGTCCGCCTGCCCGTGCAGGCCCCGCCGCCCGGGGTCCTCGACCTCCTGGTGGAGGTGCTGGGCAACGGCACCGACGGGCGGCTCCACCGCGAGCTGCGCCACCGCCACCACCTGGCCTACGGATTCACCGCCGCCTGCGCCCGGCAGCACGGCCTGACCTCGATCAGCGCCACCGCCACGGTGGCGCCGCAGCACGCCGCGGCGGCGCTGCGCGTACTGACGGCGGCCCTCCGCCGGCTGGCGGACGGCGCCGGCTCCGAGGAGACCCGCTCGGCGCGGTGGCGGTGCCGGGCCGGGCTGCTCGCCGAACTCGACGGCCCGTACGGCCCCGCCGACGAACTCCGCCGACACGCGCTCGGACAGCGCGGCATCCGGGAGCGGCTGGCGGCGGTGGCGGACCTCGACGTCCTGCCGGGCCTGTCCTTCACCCCGCTGCCCCCAGCGGTCGCGGCGGTCGGCCCCTTCGAGGAGCACCACCGCCGGCAACTCGCCGCAGCCTACGAGGAGATCCGGTGA